TTCTTTCCGCTTATCTTGGTGAAATTTTCAACCCACTCAAAAAGATTTCGCGAGAACAACTGCTGGTGGCTTTGGCGAGTGGCTTAAAGTATTCGCCCATTCAGCCGGTAGATAAAACTTTAAATGCAGTTTTTGTAGATGCCCAGGCAATTCCCAATTATGCCCGTCAGGCAGTAGCCGCTGCAACCGAAAAACAGCTAGTCGTCAATTACCCCGAAGTCGGCACACTCAACCCCAATCTGTTGGCGACGCGAGGAGAAGTATCCGCTTCCTTGTGTCAAGCATTAGGGTATTTTGGATTAGTACCAGAGGAGTATATTGCTGTAGTTGAAACGCAAACATTATTACCGACAACGCCATCAACAACATCACCTCCAACATCACTGCTAAAAACATCGCTGAGTACATCAAATTCGGAGATCCGAGGCGTTTGGCTGACAAATATAGATAGCGACGTGCTGTTTTCGCGCGATCGCCTCACCAACGCCATGCAGCGCTTGCGAAATCTCAACTTCAATACGGTATATCCCACAGTTTGGAACGGCGGTTATACCCTCTATCCTAGCCGCGTAGCACAACGAACTTTCGGGCGATCGATCGACCCAGAACCCGGTTTGCAAGGGCGAGATATGCTCAAAGAAATTGTCGAATCAGGGCATAAAAACGGTTTAACAGTCATCCCCTGGTTTGAATTTGGCTTCATGGCACCAGCTAATTCCAAATTAGCCAAACGTCACCCCGACTGGCTAACTCAGCGTCGCGATGGCACAAAGGTTTGGAAAGAAGGGATAGAAGAACGGGTTTGGCTCAATCCTTTTCACCCAGAAGTACAGCAATTCATCATAAATTTAATTACCGAAATTGTTAGCAACTACGATGTAGATGGAATTCAATTAGACGATCATTTCAGCTTACCAATTGAATTCGGTTACGACAATTTTACAGTCGCCCTATACAAGAAAGAACTCCCTGGTTTTTCTCCTGACGATAATCCCAGCGAAACCTATTGGGTACGCTGGCGAGCGGATAAAATAAACGACTTCATGACCAAGCTATTCCGTGCTATCAAAACTAGCAAACCAAACTGTATTCTTTCTGTGTCTCCTAATCCGCTACATTTCTCTTTACCGGCGCACTTACAAGATTGGTTTACCTGGGAAAGACGCGGTTTAGTGGAAGAAATTGTCTTGCAAGTGTATCGAGACGACCTCAAACGTTTTATTACTGAATTGGAACGCGCAGAAGTGCAGTTGGCTCAAACTCATATCCCTGTAGCTGTCGGCATTATGAGTGGACTAAAGAATAACTCTGTTTCCATCGAACAAATTAAAACTCAAGTTCAGGCAGTTCGCGATCGCGGTTTGACTGGAGTGTCGTTTTTCTTCTATGAAAGTCTCTGGAATTGGGCAAAAGAAACACCGGCAGAGCGCGAAAATGGATTGAAATCCCTTTTCTCTGTGCCAGTGTCAAGACCCAATATTTTGCAAGGTGGCCAGCCGCCCAGCAGTAATGAAGGATTAATATAATTTCAGATTTGAGATTTTTAATTTTAAATTAAAAATCTCAAATTTAAATTCTGAAATTCATAGCGATCGCCACTTCTTGAATCTTTGTACTGGATGAGGGAATTGTATTATCCAACTTGACTACAGAACCAGAAGTATTTGTTAGATAAATCCAGCGTTTTTGTGTGCTGGCTACCGTTACTTGCCAACCGGGGACTAGCGCCTGGGAACACCAGACGTCAGAGTCAGCGATATTCAGACAGCGATCGAACCAAGTCAGCTGTTTAACCTGCACTATCCGCAGCGCAGATTTTGGCAACGCCTCACGCTGGGACAAGTCCTTTATCACAGCATCTTTCACGGATACTGACAAACTTGTGTTAGTCTGTGATGACTCAGAGACAGCAACAGCGGTATGGGACACCGGCTGTCTAACGCCGAAGTACAAGGCGCTAGTCAACAGCAAAGCTAAGAAAAAAGGACGTGGTTGCTTAGCTGTTTTATTTAAGGTGGCTGCGGGAGATCCTGTGGTGGTAATTTCTTCCATAGCTAGCCTCGCAAGTGGATGCTGTCAGCGGAAAGGGTACTCAGATGTGCTACTACACTCCGATCCTTAAAGACTCCGGAAAACTTGAAATTTTTCTTCAAAGGTTGAGCTTGAGATGCTTTTGCACAATGCCTTTACCTCTGACGGAAAAAGATTTTCCTCGTCTCGCCTTACCCAAACGCAAACAGCTTTATTAGAACCAGACACTTGCACCCTGCGAGTTATTAATGCAAATAATTTTTATTTGCTACGCTTCTATAAGTCGAATAGCCCTAAGTTTAGCTGGTAAGCAGGAGGCAGAGCCTCCCTTAACTTAGCGCCATTCTCTATAAGCCTTCTTAAATACTAATTTCCTACATAAATGCCCTTTTTCAAACCCAGAAAATACTGAATTTAATGTTATATATGATACTTAATTTATTACAGATTGTAAATTTTGCTACAAGGTATATCATCGTAAGTCCGGCATAAGTTGCGATCGCACGAACTGCCTGAACTTGTTGCTAAGTATAAATATCGTGAGCATCTGCTTACCAGCAGTAGTTTAACAAACTATCTACCACACTAAGCTTTACTTTTCGTATATCTCCAGAGGTAGATCGTCTGGATCTTTAAAAAAAGTAAATCGCTTGCCAGTAATCTCATCGATTCTGATATTTTCAACCTGCACGCCGTGGGATGTTAAGTGACATGACCCCGACCTAAAGGTACGGGGCTTCTAAGAATTACTTCAAAGATTTCCTAGTTGCTCCCTTGCGGGTTTTTGACTTTGACCTAGACTGAGGTATCTCAGTCCCTGGCAAACCGTCTGCATAGGCGTTTTGGATTCCGACGTGTCCCGCCGTACTAATTAGTTCTATTCCTCTATTTCTAATTACTTGTCCACTTGCCACATCTCTATCGGCAATGAATCCACACTTTTGACAATGATGTACTCTAACGCTCAAATCTTTTTTGACTGTTGCACCACACTCAGGACACTCTTGAGAAGTCCCCCTAGCGTTGACTTCCCCAAAGAATTTACCACGCTTCCAACACACGTACTTGGTGATAGTTCGGAATTGCCCAAAACCAGCATCAAGCATCTGTTTACCAAGCATCCCCTTAGCCAAAGTTCGGTAATCCAAGTCTTCCATGAAGACCATATCACCAGCGTCACAAAGGGCGTGAGCCTGCTTGAAGTGAAAATCCTTGCGGGTATTGTCAATCGTGTGGTGGATTCTAGCAACTTTAATGCGTTGTTTCTCGTAATTTTTAGACCGCTTCTTTTTCCTAGACAGTCTGCGTTGCAGCAATTTCAGCTTGAAGAGCATCACTTTCAGAAACTTAGGCGATTTTACAAGAACTCCATCGCTAGTTGACAAAAACTTTTCAAGTCCAACGTCTACCCCAATTGGATGTCCATGTGGCATAGGATTGGGAACGTTAACATCACATTGGATATTGATGTCAGCGTACCATCTATCAGCCTTGTTAATTATCCGAACCTGCTTAACCACAAATCCGCTTGGGATTGCGCGATGCAAGTTAATTGGAATCAGCCCCAGCTTTGGCAAGGTAATATTTACCCCCTGCACTGGATTCTGTTTAAACTGGGGAAACAACAAAGATTTAAATTGCCCAAACTTTTTAAATCTGGGGAATCCATGCCCAATTTTTTGAAACCCATCCCATGCTCGGTGCAATTGTTTGATGGCTTGCTGCAAAACTTGGCTCGGTACTTCGCCCAATCGGGGAAACACCTTTTTAGCGTTTGGCAATGCATTAAGCTGCTTCACTTCGCTAGGGAAAGGACTGTCAGCAGCCATGATGTACTCATGGACAATCGAGCATCTGTCAACCATGCATTTCCGACTATTACACCAATCCTTAATTTCTCGCAGCCCATAGTTATAGGCAACGCGACAAACATCCATCCACTCTTTGAGTGACTGCTCTTGAGTGATGTTGGGATAGATTCGATAGCGGTAATTCATGGTTAGCATTCCACTATTTTAACATATTTAGTGGCAGATGCAATGCTAGTAAATATAAAGCCGTCCTGGAAGGACGGGGTTTTAAACCCAATTTTTCGATAAGCGACAGATTCATCGATATCATCAACTTCAAAAGATAAATGTCTCAGACCGCAAGCTTCAGGGGTATTCGGTCGTTTAGGAGGGTTAGGAAATGAAAAAAGCTCAATTTGGTCGCCGTTACCGACTCTCAAGTCCAATTTGTACGAATTTCTTGCGGATCTGAAAGTTTCTTCAATAATGGAAAATCCTAAAATTTCTACATAGAATTTTTTAGATTTTTCATAGTCAGAGCAAATGATAGCTATGTGATGGATTCCTGTCGTTTTCATCCCTGTCTTGCCTGTAATCCCTACTCTCCATTTCGGATTTTTGCATGAATTGCTTCATTCCCTCAATACCAAGGGCTTTCGTCAGCGCCTCTGTTCCCATTTGCCTAATCTGTGCTTGAGTCAGGTTGGTCACATCGATCATTTTTGTGAATTTAGGAGGAGCCGCATTTGAACTTTCAGCCTGTTGTCGGCGACGCTCTTTGATTCTGCCAGCGATCTCCTCGAACGTGGGATTTCCCAGCAATTTATCTCTGTCTCGCGTGTAATCCCCACTACCCATCTCGAATTGCTGCATGAATCGCGCCATTCCCGCAGGGCCAAGAGCTTGACTGAGCGCGTCTATTCCCAGTAATCTAATGTCCTCTAGAGTCAGCTTACTCACGTCTATCATTTGTTACCGACTAGGGGAAGAAGTGTTTAGAATCAAGGGTTTCGGGAATTGAGAATGTCCTAACCGCCTTGGCGGTTGCTATAAATTAAAAACGCCAATCTCTGTTCCTGGGAATTTTACCTTCGTGTATGAAATCCAAAATTTGAAATTATTTTATTTTTTGACAGGTTTTGGTTGCTGACCGGGTAAGGCAGGTAAACCCATTTGGTGCCAAAACCGATCGAAACTCGCAGGTTGAACAAAACGCCATGCTACTAAACCTGCTGCTGCAACCACAATCAACGCCACCGCACCGCCAATCAGACGAGACAGCAAACCACCTCCAGCGCCTCTTCTGCCAGATTGGGAAGGCGTGGCGCTAGAGGCTGATGCAGGCCCTGCCATCGTCGGTGCAGGACTTGTTGGAGCAGAACTCTGCCTATTTCCAGCAGCTTTTACTTGTCCGTTTCCCTGCACTCCCTCCGAACTGCTGAAGATTTGCAGTTGCTGAGTCACAGCTGGCGGTCGCTGTTCGGTTCGCACCCACTGCAAAAGTGCTGCCGCCGTGATGCCGCAAAGATTGGGCGTACCCAAAGATGGAATCCGTTGCAGTATGGGCTGAGTATTAGATACGAAAACAACCAGATTATCGCTATTTTCTTGGGCGAAACCGTAGGTACATTGAGCAACCGCCACTACCAATCTGGCTTGTTTGCTCATGTTTGAACCGCCGGGTGGAGTGAAGGCGGGATGGGTTGCATGAGCATTAGTCAGTTGCCAACCGCTATTGGGGAAAAAGCGCAAAAACTCTCTAGCGGTTTTCTCCGCTTCAGGTTCTGGGGCGCGACCGGAGAGAAATTCAATCTCTTCATAGACCACTTGCGGTAGATAGCAGGCTCCTATGCGCGAGTACTCCTGCCATTCGCGGGTGCTTTTGCCCATCAAGGCGCTGTGGTCTAGAAGAACTAGAACGGGCGGTGGTGTAGGCATAACCGTCACTAAAGAATTTTAGATTTGAGATTTGAGATTTTAGATTTTAGATTTGAAATCTGAAATTTTAAATCGGAAATCTAAAATCCATTATTAACTCCAATTCCCAGACGCCCTGCCAATCCCGGCGATAAAGGTATGAGAGTTGCTAGAGCGAGGAACAGAGCTAACAAAGCCAAGGCGGCTCGCGCATCATCGGGTTCGGTAATCTCATTTAGGCTGGGACGCTCTAAATCCCTTTGTAGGAACACTATTACAATTGCCCAGTACATGGCAAGGGGATTTCCTAGAGATACAAGCGCCAGCAGGATTAAAGTTGCGATCGTCGTTCTGCCAGCCACTTTGCGTCCGTAGATAGCCATCACAATTCTACCGCCATCCAACTGTCCGGCTGGCATCAAGTTTAGCGCTGTAATTACCAATCCCAACCAACCAATGATTGTCAGCGGGTGAACATCCACCAAAGACTGTTGCAAGGCAGAACCCAGGACAACTCGCGCCAGGGTTCCCACCAGAATCGAGCCTTGGAAAAATTCAGCTGGAACTTGAAACAAACTACCTTGATGAGAAAGTAACAAGCCTCCAATCAGCATCAGTAGGGATACAATTCCACCAGCAGCTGGCCCTGCTAAAGAGATATCAAACAAGACGTTTCTGTTGAGCAGGAGAGATTCAAAGCGGGTGATCGCACCAAAGGAGCCTATTTGTAAAGTGGGTAGAAAATAAGGCAGACTTAAGCGGATTTGGTGACGCCTTGCTAGAAGCCAGTGACCGATTTCATGAGCTGCCAAAACAGCTAAGATTCCCAAAGCGATCGGCAGGGTTTCTGTATACCGACTGGGATTTTGGTATAAATCGAAGCCCAGCAGCATCCCAGAAGTGCTTAAACAGGTGGTAATTGTCACCACCATGAGGACGATCGCCAAGATTTTTTGGTTTAAACTGGCCGGTTTAGGGTCATTGCGGCTGGGTAATATTACAACTGTAGGCTTACCTTCTGGATTTTCGATCAAAAATAGCCGATAGCGATCGCCCAGTCGTTCCTGCAAAGCAGCTGACAACCGCGTATGGACTGCTTGAGCTTCTCCGCGCAGGTTGCCTTTGAAGACAGCGCCTTCCTGGTAGGGAATCGTTTCTGTGGCAAAGTAGGTATCGATGCCAAAAATCCCTTGAATCGTCTTGAGATCTTCTTGGGGAATCGGGATCATCTCCATTTTCAACTGCGCTAACTCAGGTTGTGCCGTTTCATTCGCTGTCTGGGCCCTTCGAGCTGTCTCTTCTGTGGGGCTTGCTTCGCGATCGACATTCGCCATCTTCGAGGCACGTTCTTGCCGGATGATATCGTTACCTGCCGATCGCAGTAGCCTACCCAGGTAGATATACAGCCCAGCCGAAACCACCAACATCAATATAATACTGACCAGGTTGAGGTAAATGCCTACGGCGAACAAGCCAAAAAACAACAGCCAGGGAGTCATCAGCGCCACCGACTGCAACCAGGCTAAGATTCCCAGTTTCCCAAAAGGCTTGGCACGGTACAATCCCCAGCCCAATATACCGAAAGTGGCTAGCAGAATTAGTGCTAATACAGAAGTCTCCGATCCAGTGAACATTTCCAAACCTTTGCTAGTCAGACAAACCGCCCGATCGAGTGGGTGCGATCGCCGCACTCCTCATTTTGACACTCTCAGGTCTAAAGACACTTTAGGATGTGGAACTTTCTCTATCATTCTCAACAGAGCCATAACGGCAGTGAAACGTCTAGAAGATTTTTTGTTCCGCTTCTAGACAGTAGGAATGACAGTGCTAAGGCTATGGTGGACAATGCCCACTCTACTGTTTTTGAGAGCTTTGTACGGCTTGTCTGAGATTGCCTTGATTTTCGGTAAGGAGACTTTCTGCTTCTTCCTTGTCTAAATCCGTCCAGTGCATCAGCAGAGCTAGTTTTACCGATCGCCCACTTTGTTCTAACAAATACCCGGCTGCTTCGCGACTGAGATCGGTAAGATCTTGGAGAATACGCAAAGCGCGATCGCGTAGCTTAGTATTCGTAACCGCTACATCCACCATGCGATTGCCGTAGACTTTGCCCAACTTTACCATCACGCCGGTAGATATGATGTTCAAAGCCATCTTGGTCACCGTCCCAGCTTTGAGCCGCGTGGAACCTGCTAAAATTTCCGGGCCAACTACCAGGCGAATATCGATATCGGCATTAGTGCTAACTTGTTCGGCTGGTACGCAAGCCATGAAAATAGTGGTAGCGCCCCTAGCTTGAGCCGCCTGCAAAGCGCCTTGAACAAAAGGAGTCGTTCCTCCCGCAGTAATTCCCACTACCACATCTAGTTGGGTGATATGTCGCTGAGCGATCGCACTTGCGCCATCCTCGGCTAGGTCTTCCAAATCCTCCGAACTGCGGATTAAAGCACCAGCACCACCCGCTATAATCCCCTGTACCAGTTCCGGCGGACTGCAAAACGTGGGCGGACACTCGGCTGCATCCAAGACCCCCAGACGCCCGCTAGTACCCGCTCCTACATAAAACAGGCGTCCCCCTTGACGTAATGACTCGGCTGCGATATCGATTGTCTTAGCCAACTCAAAGCGGGCTTGAGCGATCGCGGCAATAGTTTGGGCATCTTCGCGGTTGAACAGTTCCACCAACTCCAGGGAACTTAGCTGGTCTAAATTATGACTGTTGGGATTAATCTGTTCGGTGAGAAGATGACCGCGTTCCTCAAGGTTTTTCATAGTAGTCCTTCTAACTGGCGGCGAATGCGATCGAGTTCAGTTTCGGCGAGGTCAGCTTTAGTCTCCTCCGGTTGCCAATCGGTTTTTTCTAAATTCGTTTCCGGTGGAGCTAATAATAAACGATCGGATGTTCCTTCGGGAACAAAACCTGCCGGGACAAACACCCACTCATAATCAAGTTCTTGGATGTCCTCTTTCTCCATTCCCTCAACCGTCGGAACCATAAAATCTTGAGCTTCCAGCAGCAGCGCATAGCGAGTGGCGTCGTCCTCTGACTCAAACATCAATACTACATTGCGATCGCCAATCTGAAGGCTGTGAATACCCTCATTTTCCTTCCGAACGTTATATAACAGTACAAACACACGCATGAGAGCCACTTTATTTCGATCGTCGTTATTTATTTTATTAGGGACTAGGGGCTATAAAAGTCAAAAGTCACTCATTCAAAAGTCAAAAAGGGCAGAGGGGCAGAGGGGCAGGTGAGATTTACCAATCCAAAATCTAAAATCCAAAATCTAAAATCTAAAATCTAAAATCTAAAATCAAGAGATGACGAACACCCCCAATCCAAATAACGAACCTCAGTCTAGTGCGAACCGCCGGATATGGCTGTTGTGGTTGAGCCGCACCGGATTTGCCTTTGGCGCGATCTTAGTAGTTGGCATAGCGGCTGGGGCGTGGTGGGCTTGGATGTTTGTCCAAAAACAGTTAGCCCCATTAGTCGAGAAAAATCTCAGTCAGAGTCTGAAACGACCAGTTTTACTGGGCAAAGTGGAACGTTTTTCGCTCAATGGACTGCGGTTTGGCGCGTCACAAATACCGGCGACGCCTACAGATCCAGACCGGGCCTCGGTGGGGGCGATCGATGTGGGGTTTAATATACCCCAGATGCTCCTCAACCGCACTTTACAGTTAGATCTTACCCTCGTCAATCCAGATGTTTATATCGAACAAGACAATAACAATCGCTGGATTGCAGGCCAAATTAGCGTAGCGTCAGGCAGCGGGCCAATCAAAACCGAAGTGCGATCGGTCCGGGTGAATAACGCTAAAGTCCTTTTGGTGCCCAATCCAAAACCTGCTAATCCCAGAGTCCCGGTAGGTATTGCTCAACTGAATGGTAACGCCGAATTTGTAGATAAAGGTCAGCGCATTCGGTTCGATATGGGCGGACAACTAGCTACCGGAGGGGATTTTAAGGTTTCAGGCGAACATCTGCCTCCCAGCCAGCAGACGAACTTGCAGCTGCAAGGTCAAAATCTTTTAATTACCGACCTCGATCGATTAGTCAAACTTCCGCTTAATTTGAGTGCAGGTCGGGTGGATGGCAACTTGACCGTCAGATATAACCCAGCACAGCCAATCTTTTTGCTGGGGATGGCACGCCTGAACGATGTTACCGCTCGATTCCCACAACTGCCAGCACCATTTAGCAATACTAATGGAGTACTAAACTTCAGCGGTCAGGAAATTAAGCTGGACAATGTAGCAACAAGGTTGGGTCAGATTCCGCTGCAAGCTAATGGTACTTTCCATACCCAAAATGGCTATGACATTTCCGCGCAAGTTCCGAATATACCATTAGGGAACATTACTCAGACTCTCAACCTGAAAACACCAGTACCGATAAGCGCGGAGGTGCGATCGCAAGTAAGGTTGACAGGGCCAACTAAAGCGCCCGTTCTCTTAGGTGAATTTACTACCACTAAGCCAGCCCTAGTTGATAAACTGCAATTCTCCTCAATAAGCGGTCGTTTTGCCTTTGCACCGGCGACAAATGAATTTGCGATCGCAAACTTGCAAGCCAAACCTACTGTTGGCGGTCAAATTACCGGCAAAGGCAACGTTAAACTCGGTCAAGGCGGCGGGATGGTATTCGATGCCGAAGTTCAGAACGTGCCAGGAGATGCGATCGCTCAACAGTACGGTGTAACTCTATCTCCATCTATAAAAATTGGCAATGTTTCAGCAAAGGCACAAGTATTCGGCCCTCTAAACGATATTCGGGTAGCGGCACGTTGGCAAGCTCCACAAGCTACTTATCCCGCAGCTGGAGAAGTGATTATAGCTAAGGGTCAGACGGTCTTACGCGATGCCACTTTCAAAGTTGCGACCAACACCCTGAAAGCAGCTGCTCGGATTGCCGACGGTCGCTGGGAAGCCCTTGTAGAAGGTTCCCAACTGCCAGTCAAGGATATTTTGGCACTGCTGCCAGAAAGTATCCCGGCACAGGAACAGAGGAGAAATTCCCAATCCCCAGTCCCAAATCCCCAGTCCCAAATCCCCACTCCGATACAGCAAGGGGTAGTTAGCGGTAGGGCAAAGCTTTCGGGAAGTTTAGCTTCATTTAAAATTGCAGATATTCAAGCGATCGCAGAAGGAAGCCTGCAAGTTGCTGGAGGCACTGTCCAATTGCGCCAAGGTTTATTGGAAAAAGGTCGCTGGCAAGCATTAGTGGGTGCTACTGGTGTCCAATTAGGACGTTTTGAACAAGTGCCAACCCAGTTGCAGCGATCGACTTTGAGCAACGGTCAGTTTAAATTAACTGGAAACATTGAATCATTTCAACTTGCAGACATTCAAGCGATCGGTCAAGGAAGCCTGAATCTTGCTGGTGGGACTGTGCAAATTGTCCGAGGTGGACTTCAGAATGGTGCGTGGGATGCGATCGTCAAAGCTACAGGCGTCAATCTAGGACAATTGGCACAAGTACCAGCGCAAGTCCAAGGGCCGTTTAGCGGTCAATTCCGCGTAGGAGGAAACCTAAACTCAAGCGAATTGGGAACAATTCAAGCCGTCGGACAAGGAAATCTGGGGTTTGCTGGTGGCAATCTGCAAATTCGGGAATTACAGTTGAATCAGGGTAATTGGCGAGCGAATATTGCCGCTTCTGGCGTGCAGTTGGGGCGTTTGGCACAAGTACCAACCCAGTTGCAGAGTTCTGTTTTTAACGGACAAGTGGTATTAGCAGGAAACCTGGATTCCCTTAAAGCGCCGACCGATAAATCTAAATCACCATTATCGCAAATTCAAGCTATTGCCAAAGGAAATCTGCAAGTTGCTGGTGGGAATGTCCGAATTCGTCAAGCGCAGCTAAATGAAGGTAATTTTCAAGCTGATGTCGTTGCGTCTGGCGTACAACTCAATCGTTTTCCACAAGTACCACCACAATTACAAAGTTCTTTTAGCGGTGAACTGCAATTAGCAGCAAACTTAGATACGCTTACAGCAGAATCAAATAAATCACCTTTATCCCAAATTCAAGCAAGAGGTCAAGGAAATCTGCAAGTTGCTGGTGGGAATGTCCGAATTCGTCAAGCACAGCTAAATGAAGGTAATTTTCAAGCCGATGTCGTTGCGTCTGGCGTACAACTCAATCGTTTCCCACAAGTACCACCACAATTACAAAGTTCTTTTAGCGGTGAACTGCAATTAGCAGCAAACTTGGATACGCTTACAGCAGATTCTAATAAATCGCCGCTATCTCTTATTCAAGCAAGAGGTCAAGGAAATCTTCAAGTTGCTGGTGGTAATGTTCAAATTCGTCAAGCAGAACTGAATGAAGGTAATTTTCAAGCTGATGTCGTTGCGTCTGGCGTACAACTCAATCGTTTTCCGCAAGTACCCAAGCAGTTACAAAGTTCTTTCAGCGGTGAACTGCAATTAGCAGGAAACTTAGATAGGCTGACAACACAATCTGATAAATCACCTTTATCGCAGATTCAAGCAAGAGTTCAGGGAAATCTTCAATTTGCTGATGGTAATTTGCAAATTCGTAAAGCCGAACTGAATGAAGGGAATTTTCAAGCCGATCTCGTTGCTTCTGGCGTACAACTCAATCGTTTTCCGCAAGTACCAACCCAATTACGCGGTTCTTCTTTTAGCGGTGAACTGCAATTGGCAGGAAATTTAGATACCCTTACCGATAAGTCGAATAAATCACCTTTATCCCAAATTCAAGGAAGAGTTCAAGGAAATCTTCAGCTTGCAAGTGGTAGCATTCAAATTCGAGATGCACAGCTAAATAAAGGTAATTTCCAAGCTGATATTGTTGCTTCGGCGGTACAACTAAGTCGTTTTCCGCAAGTACCAACCCAATTACGCGGTTCTTCTTTTAACGGTGAACTGCAATTAGCAGGAAACTTGGATAACCTTAACGATAAATCGCCTTTATCGCTGATTCAAGGAAGAGTTCAGGGAAATCTTCAGAATGTTGCTGGTGGTAACGTTACTATTCGCCAAGTACAGATAGATAGAGGTAATTTCCAAGCTGATGTTTCCCTCGCACAAGTTCAACTCGATCGCTTTTCCGATCAGTTGCGAGGACGGTTTAATGGCGACCTCAAGTTAGCTGGAAATTTAGCTTCTCTTACCGCAACAAATAGTTCGCCTTTATCAGCTATCCAAGCTGCCGGACAGGTAAACTTTTCTCAAGGTGTTGCTTCTATTCAAGGGCCGATCGCAGCTACATTTAAGTGGGATGGACGACAGTTGCTGCTCGAAAATTTGACT
This DNA window, taken from Argonema galeatum A003/A1, encodes the following:
- a CDS encoding glycoside hydrolase family 10 protein; the protein is MVKSFFKRFLIASRVRLSSYSRHLSHQLQLQKRRWFALSIAFCIIIAAITPRISYSETISSDIQGHWAQPCIEKLIRQDIITSYEDGSFRPNLPVKRAEFARMLDKAFPNAPKVRNPVQFADIPSNYWAVGAIRRTYQAGFLSAYLGEIFNPLKKISREQLLVALASGLKYSPIQPVDKTLNAVFVDAQAIPNYARQAVAAATEKQLVVNYPEVGTLNPNLLATRGEVSASLCQALGYFGLVPEEYIAVVETQTLLPTTPSTTSPPTSLLKTSLSTSNSEIRGVWLTNIDSDVLFSRDRLTNAMQRLRNLNFNTVYPTVWNGGYTLYPSRVAQRTFGRSIDPEPGLQGRDMLKEIVESGHKNGLTVIPWFEFGFMAPANSKLAKRHPDWLTQRRDGTKVWKEGIEERVWLNPFHPEVQQFIINLITEIVSNYDVDGIQLDDHFSLPIEFGYDNFTVALYKKELPGFSPDDNPSETYWVRWRADKINDFMTKLFRAIKTSKPNCILSVSPNPLHFSLPAHLQDWFTWERRGLVEEIVLQVYRDDLKRFITELERAEVQLAQTHIPVAVGIMSGLKNNSVSIEQIKTQVQAVRDRGLTGVSFFFYESLWNWAKETPAERENGLKSLFSVPVSRPNILQGGQPPSSNEGLI
- a CDS encoding RNA-guided endonuclease InsQ/TnpB family protein → MLTMNYRYRIYPNITQEQSLKEWMDVCRVAYNYGLREIKDWCNSRKCMVDRCSIVHEYIMAADSPFPSEVKQLNALPNAKKVFPRLGEVPSQVLQQAIKQLHRAWDGFQKIGHGFPRFKKFGQFKSLLFPQFKQNPVQGVNITLPKLGLIPINLHRAIPSGFVVKQVRIINKADRWYADINIQCDVNVPNPMPHGHPIGVDVGLEKFLSTSDGVLVKSPKFLKVMLFKLKLLQRRLSRKKKRSKNYEKQRIKVARIHHTIDNTRKDFHFKQAHALCDAGDMVFMEDLDYRTLAKGMLGKQMLDAGFGQFRTITKYVCWKRGKFFGEVNARGTSQECPECGATVKKDLSVRVHHCQKCGFIADRDVASGQVIRNRGIELISTAGHVGIQNAYADGLPGTEIPQSRSKSKTRKGATRKSLK
- a CDS encoding VOC family protein, producing the protein MKTTGIHHIAIICSDYEKSKKFYVEILGFSIIEETFRSARNSYKLDLRVGNGDQIELFSFPNPPKRPNTPEACGLRHLSFEVDDIDESVAYRKIGFKTPSFQDGFIFTSIASATKYVKIVEC
- a CDS encoding PIN domain-containing protein gives rise to the protein MPTPPPVLVLLDHSALMGKSTREWQEYSRIGACYLPQVVYEEIEFLSGRAPEPEAEKTAREFLRFFPNSGWQLTNAHATHPAFTPPGGSNMSKQARLVVAVAQCTYGFAQENSDNLVVFVSNTQPILQRIPSLGTPNLCGITAAALLQWVRTEQRPPAVTQQLQIFSSSEGVQGNGQVKAAGNRQSSAPTSPAPTMAGPASASSATPSQSGRRGAGGGLLSRLIGGAVALIVVAAAGLVAWRFVQPASFDRFWHQMGLPALPGQQPKPVKK
- a CDS encoding site-2 protease family protein, giving the protein MFTGSETSVLALILLATFGILGWGLYRAKPFGKLGILAWLQSVALMTPWLLFFGLFAVGIYLNLVSIILMLVVSAGLYIYLGRLLRSAGNDIIRQERASKMANVDREASPTEETARRAQTANETAQPELAQLKMEMIPIPQEDLKTIQGIFGIDTYFATETIPYQEGAVFKGNLRGEAQAVHTRLSAALQERLGDRYRLFLIENPEGKPTVVILPSRNDPKPASLNQKILAIVLMVVTITTCLSTSGMLLGFDLYQNPSRYTETLPIALGILAVLAAHEIGHWLLARRHQIRLSLPYFLPTLQIGSFGAITRFESLLLNRNVLFDISLAGPAAGGIVSLLMLIGGLLLSHQGSLFQVPAEFFQGSILVGTLARVVLGSALQQSLVDVHPLTIIGWLGLVITALNLMPAGQLDGGRIVMAIYGRKVAGRTTIATLILLALVSLGNPLAMYWAIVIVFLQRDLERPSLNEITEPDDARAALALLALFLALATLIPLSPGLAGRLGIGVNNGF
- the murQ gene encoding N-acetylmuramic acid 6-phosphate etherase, which translates into the protein MKNLEERGHLLTEQINPNSHNLDQLSSLELVELFNREDAQTIAAIAQARFELAKTIDIAAESLRQGGRLFYVGAGTSGRLGVLDAAECPPTFCSPPELVQGIIAGGAGALIRSSEDLEDLAEDGASAIAQRHITQLDVVVGITAGGTTPFVQGALQAAQARGATTIFMACVPAEQVSTNADIDIRLVVGPEILAGSTRLKAGTVTKMALNIISTGVMVKLGKVYGNRMVDVAVTNTKLRDRALRILQDLTDLSREAAGYLLEQSGRSVKLALLMHWTDLDKEEAESLLTENQGNLRQAVQSSQKQ
- a CDS encoding DUF3110 domain-containing protein; amino-acid sequence: MRVFVLLYNVRKENEGIHSLQIGDRNVVLMFESEDDATRYALLLEAQDFMVPTVEGMEKEDIQELDYEWVFVPAGFVPEGTSDRLLLAPPETNLEKTDWQPEETKADLAETELDRIRRQLEGLL